TCGTGCTTTTCAACTAGCCGGTAACGCCGGCAGGGACTGCAATGAGCCTTGACTACTTCGCCTGAGTGTACCGACATTCTCTGGCAATGCCCTTGCTGTACGCCAGTATGAACCGCCCATCTGAATCCTAGCCAGAAGAAATATCACCACATGGTTTAAGGCTACTTCCTGCGGCCTACTCAACGCCCCTTAAAACCACACTCAAAATGCGAGCCAAAATTTCCTTCTTTAACAAATTTAAACCATCAACACCTTGAATCAACTCAATGACATTCTCAGCTGAAATCTCACCCCGACCAGACCTCGTATAAATTTCACACGCCAACACCTGACATGAAGCCTGGAGCATTGCCGTTGTTTCATAACTCAGACCATTACTCGACTCTGGACAGTCCGACACAAAACAACGCAGGTAATTTACAATCGGATCATACTGAGCCCCCAAACTAGCAAAGTAGCTTTCAGCATCCTTGACTAACCTCCTGAACTGCTGCAATACATAACCGCTATAGCGATCAACAATCTCCAAACACAAATTGAAACGCTCTTCATAAGCGACACTTTTCAAAACCTCCAAATCCTCTCGCAGTGCATTCAACAACTGCTCTGATCTAACATCTGAAACACGGCGTAGGAAATCCCCCATAGCGGCCTCTGCCTTCCCGCCCCGAATTAACATATCGAGACTCATGAGCCTCTCCCCTACTCGCCCATCCAACTCAAAACCTTTCTGTTCTCGACAGCTAGCCGCTGCAGTTTGTGCTTCCGGATCAATGTACACAACAACAGACCTAACTTCCGTCAATGGTTCCACATATCCAAGCCGGACGCTAAAATTTAGACATGAAAAGAATGATATATAAGCACTTGCCTGATTGCTCCCTGATTGAATTCCAACTATCACGGTATGACCGAACCTATATGGATTT
The genomic region above belongs to Pseudomonas sp. GOM7 and contains:
- a CDS encoding HNH endonuclease, with the translated sequence MKRPRDCIICGKAAGSGEHVFPAALGGRRTSNGIYCGEHNQHFGPLVAYLQEDLLMMNACLEIRPDRQDSAKPFYFDSDGARYRLLGDNVFIAPPDPSDPSSVPPIGVPVDREFLSLSEAEEWGRQIERHGVKIKIVQKQESRRVYKVQPYKITLKFGGHEVLHAVAYLALSFFAQYFPREARQESLAEFKRLLVRPVSDEDVWAGEFVWWEGGGPVDIVRANPYRFGHTVIVGIQSGSNQASAYISFFSCLNFSVRLGYVEPLTEVRSVVVYIDPEAQTAAASCREQKGFELDGRVGERLMSLDMLIRGGKAEAAMGDFLRRVSDVRSEQLLNALREDLEVLKSVAYEERFNLCLEIVDRYSGYVLQQFRRLVKDAESYFASLGAQYDPIVNYLRCFVSDCPESSNGLSYETTAMLQASCQVLACEIYTRSGRGEISAENVIELIQGVDGLNLLKKEILARILSVVLRGVE